The proteins below come from a single Pieris brassicae chromosome 1, ilPieBrab1.1, whole genome shotgun sequence genomic window:
- the LOC123714615 gene encoding ABC transporter G family member 23 isoform X1, with translation MARNIETGRFKNLKNHADKMTAPNHNNNSVRPDRLRQMFSWTGETSPPSPLGDEKESKMSQIQFSPPSDKQNTLALQKGAEAVCVQNAYKHYGSNKRPNHVLSKLNMTVKKGTIYGLLGASGCGKTTLLSCIVGRRKLNSGDIWVLGGKPGTKGSGVPGKRVGYMPQEIALYGEFTIKETMMYFGWIFGMETREIVERLRFLLDFLDLPSENRMVKNLSGGQQRRVSFAVALMHDPELLILDEPTVGVDPLLRQSIWTHLVRITSSGDKTVIITTHYIEEARQAHCIGLMRSGRLLAEDPPQALLRMYNCISLEDVFLKLSRKQGQGNQVPEITVSGGGLGLNKMSKREEAPYANEDAQVIGLNFHQSKEVLIVDNGVGSNGDLPGKKMEAATGCTDCLGRFSFTSRGKIKALIQKNFLRMWRNIGVMLFIFALPVMQVILFCLAIGRDPSGLKMAIVNHDVNVFDGYCPYNASCSMKNLSCRYLDNLKNDSIIKNYYANLDDAKQAVREGEAWGVIYFNENYTDSLVARLALGDTADNETIMSSEVEVWLDMSNQQIGLMLSRDIQFSYRDFAKGLLSTCNYNPKVGDIPIDFKDPIYGDTNPSFTDFVAPGVILTIVFFLAVALTSSALIVERTEGLLDRSWVAGVSPGEILFSHVVTQFVVMCGQTALVLIFMILVFGVKSNGNIAYVVMLTLLQGLCGMCFGFVISAACELERNAIQLALGSFYPTLLLSGVIWPIEGMPWILRYVSTCLPLTLATSSLRSILTRGWPITDPDVYMGFVSTILWISLFLVLTLTILRFKRG, from the exons aGAGACCTCGCCTCCGTCGCCACTGGGCGACGAGAAGGAGTCGAAGATGAGCCAGATACAATTTTCCCCGCCAAGCGACAAACAAAATACACTG GCATTACAAAAGGGGGCGGAGGCGGTGTGCGTGCAGAATGCATACAAACACTATGGATCCAACAAACGACCGAACCATGTTCTTAGTAAACTAAACATGACCGTCAAAAAGGGCACaat ATACGGTCTACTAGGCGCGTCAGGGTGCGGCAAAACGACTCTTCTCTCCTGCATTGTAGGCAGACGGAAACTCAATAGCGGAGATATTTGGGTGCTCGGTGGAAAGCCAGGCacaaaag GTTCCGGTGTTCCCGGAAAACGAGTAGGGTACATGCCCCAAGAAATAGCTCTTTATGGAGAATTCACCATCAAAGAAACGATGATGTATTTCGGTTGGATCTTTGGTATGGAGACCAGGGAGATCGTGGAGCGACTGCGGTTTCTTCTGGACTTCCTTGACCTTCCCAGTGAGAATAGAATGGTCAAGAACTTgag TGGTGGACAACAGCGGCGTGTATCCTTCGCCGTGGCATTGATGCACGATCCTGAACTGCTGATCCTTGATGAACCCACCGTGGGGGTCGACCCTCTTCTCAGACAGTCTATCTGGACCCATCTGGTGCGAATCACCAGCTCCGGAGATAAGACTGTTATCATTACAACCCATTATATTGAAGAGGCCAGGCAGGCGCATTGt ATTGGTTTGATGCGCAGTGGCCGCTTGCTGGCCGAGGATCCACCGCAGGCACTCCTTAGAATGTACAACTGCATATCCCTTGAAGACGTCTTTCTTAAATTATCTAGGAAACAAG GACAAGGCAACCAGGTACCAGAAATAACTGTATCGGGCGGAGGCCTAGGACTCAACAAGATGTCTAAACGGGAAGAAGCTCCCTACGCCAATGAAGACGCGCAAGTTATCGGGCTAAACTTCCACCAGAGCAAGGAGGTGCTGATTGTTGATAACGGAGTTGGTTCTAATGGAGAT TTGCCAGGAAAAAAAATGGAGGCGGCAACAGGCTGTACCGATTGCCTTGGTAGATTTAGT TTCACATCCCGAGGTAAAATTAAGGCGTTGATTCAAAAGAACTTCTTGCGGATGTGGAGAAATATCGGTGTGATGCTGTTCATCTTTGCCTTACCCGTGATGCAGGTCATTCTTTTCTGTTTGGCGATTGGACGGGACCCAAGTGGACTTAAAATG GCTATAGTAAACCACGACGTTAATGTGTTCGACGGGTACTGTCCATACAACGCTTCCTGCTCTATGAAGAATCTGTCTTGTCGGTATTTGgacaatttgaaaaatgaCTCAATCATCAAGAATTATTATGCTAACCTAGACGATGCAAAACAAGCGGTTCGGGAAGGAGAGGCCTGGGGAGTCATCTATTTCAATGAGAATTATACCGATTCCTTGGTCGCGAGACTGGCTTTAG GTGACACGGCTGACAATGAGACAATAATGTCATCAGAGGTGGAAGTATGGCTGGACATGTCCAATCAGCAAATTGGTTTGATGTTGAGTAGAGACATACAATTCTCTTACCGGGACTTCGCTAAG GGTCTTTTATCGACATGTAACTACAATCCTAAAGTGGGCGATATTCCTATCGACTTCAAGGACCCTATTTACGGTGATACCAATCCATCCTTCACTGATTTTGTCGCGCCGGGTGTTATTCTAAC AATCGTGTTCTTCTTGGCCGTAGCTCTGACTTCGTCTGCTCTCATAGTAGAACGTACTGAGGGCCTATTGGATCGATCCTGGGTGGCCGGTGTTTCCCCAGGGGAGATTTTATTCTCTCACGTGGTGACCCAGTTTGTTGTGATGTGTGGACAGACAGCGTTGGTGCTCATCTTCATGATACTCGTCTTTGGAGTGAAGAGTAATGGAAACATCGCGTATGTCGTCATGCTGACGCTTTTGCAAG GACTTTGTGGAATGTGCTTCGGCTTCGTGATATCAGCTGCCTGCGAGCTCGAACGAAACGCCATCCAGCTTGCCCTAGGTTCATTCTACCCTACTCTCCTTCTCAGCGGGGTGATTTGGCCCATCGAGGGTATGCCATGGATCCTACGATACGTGTCTACTTGTTTACCCTTGACCCTCGCTACCTCGTCACTAAGATCCATATTGACCCGCGGTTGGCCCATAACTGACCCCGATGTCTACATGGGCTTTGTTTCGACTATACTGtggatttctttatttttagtcCTTACTCTAACAATTTTAAGGTTCAAACGGGGTtga
- the LOC123714615 gene encoding ABC transporter G family member 23 isoform X3, protein MTAPNHNNNSVRPDRLRQMFSWTGETSPPSPLGDEKESKMSQIQFSPPSDKQNTLALQKGAEAVCVQNAYKHYGSNKRPNHVLSKLNMTVKKGTIYGLLGASGCGKTTLLSCIVGRRKLNSGDIWVLGGKPGTKGSGVPGKRVGYMPQEIALYGEFTIKETMMYFGWIFGMETREIVERLRFLLDFLDLPSENRMVKNLSGGQQRRVSFAVALMHDPELLILDEPTVGVDPLLRQSIWTHLVRITSSGDKTVIITTHYIEEARQAHCIGLMRSGRLLAEDPPQALLRMYNCISLEDVFLKLSRKQGQGNQVPEITVSGGGLGLNKMSKREEAPYANEDAQVIGLNFHQSKEVLIVDNGVGSNGDLPGKKMEAATGCTDCLGRFSFTSRGKIKALIQKNFLRMWRNIGVMLFIFALPVMQVILFCLAIGRDPSGLKMAIVNHDVNVFDGYCPYNASCSMKNLSCRYLDNLKNDSIIKNYYANLDDAKQAVREGEAWGVIYFNENYTDSLVARLALGDTADNETIMSSEVEVWLDMSNQQIGLMLSRDIQFSYRDFAKGLLSTCNYNPKVGDIPIDFKDPIYGDTNPSFTDFVAPGVILTIVFFLAVALTSSALIVERTEGLLDRSWVAGVSPGEILFSHVVTQFVVMCGQTALVLIFMILVFGVKSNGNIAYVVMLTLLQGLCGMCFGFVISAACELERNAIQLALGSFYPTLLLSGVIWPIEGMPWILRYVSTCLPLTLATSSLRSILTRGWPITDPDVYMGFVSTILWISLFLVLTLTILRFKRG, encoded by the exons aGAGACCTCGCCTCCGTCGCCACTGGGCGACGAGAAGGAGTCGAAGATGAGCCAGATACAATTTTCCCCGCCAAGCGACAAACAAAATACACTG GCATTACAAAAGGGGGCGGAGGCGGTGTGCGTGCAGAATGCATACAAACACTATGGATCCAACAAACGACCGAACCATGTTCTTAGTAAACTAAACATGACCGTCAAAAAGGGCACaat ATACGGTCTACTAGGCGCGTCAGGGTGCGGCAAAACGACTCTTCTCTCCTGCATTGTAGGCAGACGGAAACTCAATAGCGGAGATATTTGGGTGCTCGGTGGAAAGCCAGGCacaaaag GTTCCGGTGTTCCCGGAAAACGAGTAGGGTACATGCCCCAAGAAATAGCTCTTTATGGAGAATTCACCATCAAAGAAACGATGATGTATTTCGGTTGGATCTTTGGTATGGAGACCAGGGAGATCGTGGAGCGACTGCGGTTTCTTCTGGACTTCCTTGACCTTCCCAGTGAGAATAGAATGGTCAAGAACTTgag TGGTGGACAACAGCGGCGTGTATCCTTCGCCGTGGCATTGATGCACGATCCTGAACTGCTGATCCTTGATGAACCCACCGTGGGGGTCGACCCTCTTCTCAGACAGTCTATCTGGACCCATCTGGTGCGAATCACCAGCTCCGGAGATAAGACTGTTATCATTACAACCCATTATATTGAAGAGGCCAGGCAGGCGCATTGt ATTGGTTTGATGCGCAGTGGCCGCTTGCTGGCCGAGGATCCACCGCAGGCACTCCTTAGAATGTACAACTGCATATCCCTTGAAGACGTCTTTCTTAAATTATCTAGGAAACAAG GACAAGGCAACCAGGTACCAGAAATAACTGTATCGGGCGGAGGCCTAGGACTCAACAAGATGTCTAAACGGGAAGAAGCTCCCTACGCCAATGAAGACGCGCAAGTTATCGGGCTAAACTTCCACCAGAGCAAGGAGGTGCTGATTGTTGATAACGGAGTTGGTTCTAATGGAGAT TTGCCAGGAAAAAAAATGGAGGCGGCAACAGGCTGTACCGATTGCCTTGGTAGATTTAGT TTCACATCCCGAGGTAAAATTAAGGCGTTGATTCAAAAGAACTTCTTGCGGATGTGGAGAAATATCGGTGTGATGCTGTTCATCTTTGCCTTACCCGTGATGCAGGTCATTCTTTTCTGTTTGGCGATTGGACGGGACCCAAGTGGACTTAAAATG GCTATAGTAAACCACGACGTTAATGTGTTCGACGGGTACTGTCCATACAACGCTTCCTGCTCTATGAAGAATCTGTCTTGTCGGTATTTGgacaatttgaaaaatgaCTCAATCATCAAGAATTATTATGCTAACCTAGACGATGCAAAACAAGCGGTTCGGGAAGGAGAGGCCTGGGGAGTCATCTATTTCAATGAGAATTATACCGATTCCTTGGTCGCGAGACTGGCTTTAG GTGACACGGCTGACAATGAGACAATAATGTCATCAGAGGTGGAAGTATGGCTGGACATGTCCAATCAGCAAATTGGTTTGATGTTGAGTAGAGACATACAATTCTCTTACCGGGACTTCGCTAAG GGTCTTTTATCGACATGTAACTACAATCCTAAAGTGGGCGATATTCCTATCGACTTCAAGGACCCTATTTACGGTGATACCAATCCATCCTTCACTGATTTTGTCGCGCCGGGTGTTATTCTAAC AATCGTGTTCTTCTTGGCCGTAGCTCTGACTTCGTCTGCTCTCATAGTAGAACGTACTGAGGGCCTATTGGATCGATCCTGGGTGGCCGGTGTTTCCCCAGGGGAGATTTTATTCTCTCACGTGGTGACCCAGTTTGTTGTGATGTGTGGACAGACAGCGTTGGTGCTCATCTTCATGATACTCGTCTTTGGAGTGAAGAGTAATGGAAACATCGCGTATGTCGTCATGCTGACGCTTTTGCAAG GACTTTGTGGAATGTGCTTCGGCTTCGTGATATCAGCTGCCTGCGAGCTCGAACGAAACGCCATCCAGCTTGCCCTAGGTTCATTCTACCCTACTCTCCTTCTCAGCGGGGTGATTTGGCCCATCGAGGGTATGCCATGGATCCTACGATACGTGTCTACTTGTTTACCCTTGACCCTCGCTACCTCGTCACTAAGATCCATATTGACCCGCGGTTGGCCCATAACTGACCCCGATGTCTACATGGGCTTTGTTTCGACTATACTGtggatttctttatttttagtcCTTACTCTAACAATTTTAAGGTTCAAACGGGGTtga
- the LOC123714615 gene encoding ABC transporter G family member 23 isoform X2, whose amino-acid sequence MDKMTAPNHNNNSVRPDRLRQMFSWTGETSPPSPLGDEKESKMSQIQFSPPSDKQNTLALQKGAEAVCVQNAYKHYGSNKRPNHVLSKLNMTVKKGTIYGLLGASGCGKTTLLSCIVGRRKLNSGDIWVLGGKPGTKGSGVPGKRVGYMPQEIALYGEFTIKETMMYFGWIFGMETREIVERLRFLLDFLDLPSENRMVKNLSGGQQRRVSFAVALMHDPELLILDEPTVGVDPLLRQSIWTHLVRITSSGDKTVIITTHYIEEARQAHCIGLMRSGRLLAEDPPQALLRMYNCISLEDVFLKLSRKQGQGNQVPEITVSGGGLGLNKMSKREEAPYANEDAQVIGLNFHQSKEVLIVDNGVGSNGDLPGKKMEAATGCTDCLGRFSFTSRGKIKALIQKNFLRMWRNIGVMLFIFALPVMQVILFCLAIGRDPSGLKMAIVNHDVNVFDGYCPYNASCSMKNLSCRYLDNLKNDSIIKNYYANLDDAKQAVREGEAWGVIYFNENYTDSLVARLALGDTADNETIMSSEVEVWLDMSNQQIGLMLSRDIQFSYRDFAKGLLSTCNYNPKVGDIPIDFKDPIYGDTNPSFTDFVAPGVILTIVFFLAVALTSSALIVERTEGLLDRSWVAGVSPGEILFSHVVTQFVVMCGQTALVLIFMILVFGVKSNGNIAYVVMLTLLQGLCGMCFGFVISAACELERNAIQLALGSFYPTLLLSGVIWPIEGMPWILRYVSTCLPLTLATSSLRSILTRGWPITDPDVYMGFVSTILWISLFLVLTLTILRFKRG is encoded by the exons aGAGACCTCGCCTCCGTCGCCACTGGGCGACGAGAAGGAGTCGAAGATGAGCCAGATACAATTTTCCCCGCCAAGCGACAAACAAAATACACTG GCATTACAAAAGGGGGCGGAGGCGGTGTGCGTGCAGAATGCATACAAACACTATGGATCCAACAAACGACCGAACCATGTTCTTAGTAAACTAAACATGACCGTCAAAAAGGGCACaat ATACGGTCTACTAGGCGCGTCAGGGTGCGGCAAAACGACTCTTCTCTCCTGCATTGTAGGCAGACGGAAACTCAATAGCGGAGATATTTGGGTGCTCGGTGGAAAGCCAGGCacaaaag GTTCCGGTGTTCCCGGAAAACGAGTAGGGTACATGCCCCAAGAAATAGCTCTTTATGGAGAATTCACCATCAAAGAAACGATGATGTATTTCGGTTGGATCTTTGGTATGGAGACCAGGGAGATCGTGGAGCGACTGCGGTTTCTTCTGGACTTCCTTGACCTTCCCAGTGAGAATAGAATGGTCAAGAACTTgag TGGTGGACAACAGCGGCGTGTATCCTTCGCCGTGGCATTGATGCACGATCCTGAACTGCTGATCCTTGATGAACCCACCGTGGGGGTCGACCCTCTTCTCAGACAGTCTATCTGGACCCATCTGGTGCGAATCACCAGCTCCGGAGATAAGACTGTTATCATTACAACCCATTATATTGAAGAGGCCAGGCAGGCGCATTGt ATTGGTTTGATGCGCAGTGGCCGCTTGCTGGCCGAGGATCCACCGCAGGCACTCCTTAGAATGTACAACTGCATATCCCTTGAAGACGTCTTTCTTAAATTATCTAGGAAACAAG GACAAGGCAACCAGGTACCAGAAATAACTGTATCGGGCGGAGGCCTAGGACTCAACAAGATGTCTAAACGGGAAGAAGCTCCCTACGCCAATGAAGACGCGCAAGTTATCGGGCTAAACTTCCACCAGAGCAAGGAGGTGCTGATTGTTGATAACGGAGTTGGTTCTAATGGAGAT TTGCCAGGAAAAAAAATGGAGGCGGCAACAGGCTGTACCGATTGCCTTGGTAGATTTAGT TTCACATCCCGAGGTAAAATTAAGGCGTTGATTCAAAAGAACTTCTTGCGGATGTGGAGAAATATCGGTGTGATGCTGTTCATCTTTGCCTTACCCGTGATGCAGGTCATTCTTTTCTGTTTGGCGATTGGACGGGACCCAAGTGGACTTAAAATG GCTATAGTAAACCACGACGTTAATGTGTTCGACGGGTACTGTCCATACAACGCTTCCTGCTCTATGAAGAATCTGTCTTGTCGGTATTTGgacaatttgaaaaatgaCTCAATCATCAAGAATTATTATGCTAACCTAGACGATGCAAAACAAGCGGTTCGGGAAGGAGAGGCCTGGGGAGTCATCTATTTCAATGAGAATTATACCGATTCCTTGGTCGCGAGACTGGCTTTAG GTGACACGGCTGACAATGAGACAATAATGTCATCAGAGGTGGAAGTATGGCTGGACATGTCCAATCAGCAAATTGGTTTGATGTTGAGTAGAGACATACAATTCTCTTACCGGGACTTCGCTAAG GGTCTTTTATCGACATGTAACTACAATCCTAAAGTGGGCGATATTCCTATCGACTTCAAGGACCCTATTTACGGTGATACCAATCCATCCTTCACTGATTTTGTCGCGCCGGGTGTTATTCTAAC AATCGTGTTCTTCTTGGCCGTAGCTCTGACTTCGTCTGCTCTCATAGTAGAACGTACTGAGGGCCTATTGGATCGATCCTGGGTGGCCGGTGTTTCCCCAGGGGAGATTTTATTCTCTCACGTGGTGACCCAGTTTGTTGTGATGTGTGGACAGACAGCGTTGGTGCTCATCTTCATGATACTCGTCTTTGGAGTGAAGAGTAATGGAAACATCGCGTATGTCGTCATGCTGACGCTTTTGCAAG GACTTTGTGGAATGTGCTTCGGCTTCGTGATATCAGCTGCCTGCGAGCTCGAACGAAACGCCATCCAGCTTGCCCTAGGTTCATTCTACCCTACTCTCCTTCTCAGCGGGGTGATTTGGCCCATCGAGGGTATGCCATGGATCCTACGATACGTGTCTACTTGTTTACCCTTGACCCTCGCTACCTCGTCACTAAGATCCATATTGACCCGCGGTTGGCCCATAACTGACCCCGATGTCTACATGGGCTTTGTTTCGACTATACTGtggatttctttatttttagtcCTTACTCTAACAATTTTAAGGTTCAAACGGGGTtga
- the LOC123714615 gene encoding ABC transporter G family member 23 isoform X4, which translates to MLITETSPPSPLGDEKESKMSQIQFSPPSDKQNTLALQKGAEAVCVQNAYKHYGSNKRPNHVLSKLNMTVKKGTIYGLLGASGCGKTTLLSCIVGRRKLNSGDIWVLGGKPGTKGSGVPGKRVGYMPQEIALYGEFTIKETMMYFGWIFGMETREIVERLRFLLDFLDLPSENRMVKNLSGGQQRRVSFAVALMHDPELLILDEPTVGVDPLLRQSIWTHLVRITSSGDKTVIITTHYIEEARQAHCIGLMRSGRLLAEDPPQALLRMYNCISLEDVFLKLSRKQGQGNQVPEITVSGGGLGLNKMSKREEAPYANEDAQVIGLNFHQSKEVLIVDNGVGSNGDLPGKKMEAATGCTDCLGRFSFTSRGKIKALIQKNFLRMWRNIGVMLFIFALPVMQVILFCLAIGRDPSGLKMAIVNHDVNVFDGYCPYNASCSMKNLSCRYLDNLKNDSIIKNYYANLDDAKQAVREGEAWGVIYFNENYTDSLVARLALGDTADNETIMSSEVEVWLDMSNQQIGLMLSRDIQFSYRDFAKGLLSTCNYNPKVGDIPIDFKDPIYGDTNPSFTDFVAPGVILTIVFFLAVALTSSALIVERTEGLLDRSWVAGVSPGEILFSHVVTQFVVMCGQTALVLIFMILVFGVKSNGNIAYVVMLTLLQGLCGMCFGFVISAACELERNAIQLALGSFYPTLLLSGVIWPIEGMPWILRYVSTCLPLTLATSSLRSILTRGWPITDPDVYMGFVSTILWISLFLVLTLTILRFKRG; encoded by the exons aGAGACCTCGCCTCCGTCGCCACTGGGCGACGAGAAGGAGTCGAAGATGAGCCAGATACAATTTTCCCCGCCAAGCGACAAACAAAATACACTG GCATTACAAAAGGGGGCGGAGGCGGTGTGCGTGCAGAATGCATACAAACACTATGGATCCAACAAACGACCGAACCATGTTCTTAGTAAACTAAACATGACCGTCAAAAAGGGCACaat ATACGGTCTACTAGGCGCGTCAGGGTGCGGCAAAACGACTCTTCTCTCCTGCATTGTAGGCAGACGGAAACTCAATAGCGGAGATATTTGGGTGCTCGGTGGAAAGCCAGGCacaaaag GTTCCGGTGTTCCCGGAAAACGAGTAGGGTACATGCCCCAAGAAATAGCTCTTTATGGAGAATTCACCATCAAAGAAACGATGATGTATTTCGGTTGGATCTTTGGTATGGAGACCAGGGAGATCGTGGAGCGACTGCGGTTTCTTCTGGACTTCCTTGACCTTCCCAGTGAGAATAGAATGGTCAAGAACTTgag TGGTGGACAACAGCGGCGTGTATCCTTCGCCGTGGCATTGATGCACGATCCTGAACTGCTGATCCTTGATGAACCCACCGTGGGGGTCGACCCTCTTCTCAGACAGTCTATCTGGACCCATCTGGTGCGAATCACCAGCTCCGGAGATAAGACTGTTATCATTACAACCCATTATATTGAAGAGGCCAGGCAGGCGCATTGt ATTGGTTTGATGCGCAGTGGCCGCTTGCTGGCCGAGGATCCACCGCAGGCACTCCTTAGAATGTACAACTGCATATCCCTTGAAGACGTCTTTCTTAAATTATCTAGGAAACAAG GACAAGGCAACCAGGTACCAGAAATAACTGTATCGGGCGGAGGCCTAGGACTCAACAAGATGTCTAAACGGGAAGAAGCTCCCTACGCCAATGAAGACGCGCAAGTTATCGGGCTAAACTTCCACCAGAGCAAGGAGGTGCTGATTGTTGATAACGGAGTTGGTTCTAATGGAGAT TTGCCAGGAAAAAAAATGGAGGCGGCAACAGGCTGTACCGATTGCCTTGGTAGATTTAGT TTCACATCCCGAGGTAAAATTAAGGCGTTGATTCAAAAGAACTTCTTGCGGATGTGGAGAAATATCGGTGTGATGCTGTTCATCTTTGCCTTACCCGTGATGCAGGTCATTCTTTTCTGTTTGGCGATTGGACGGGACCCAAGTGGACTTAAAATG GCTATAGTAAACCACGACGTTAATGTGTTCGACGGGTACTGTCCATACAACGCTTCCTGCTCTATGAAGAATCTGTCTTGTCGGTATTTGgacaatttgaaaaatgaCTCAATCATCAAGAATTATTATGCTAACCTAGACGATGCAAAACAAGCGGTTCGGGAAGGAGAGGCCTGGGGAGTCATCTATTTCAATGAGAATTATACCGATTCCTTGGTCGCGAGACTGGCTTTAG GTGACACGGCTGACAATGAGACAATAATGTCATCAGAGGTGGAAGTATGGCTGGACATGTCCAATCAGCAAATTGGTTTGATGTTGAGTAGAGACATACAATTCTCTTACCGGGACTTCGCTAAG GGTCTTTTATCGACATGTAACTACAATCCTAAAGTGGGCGATATTCCTATCGACTTCAAGGACCCTATTTACGGTGATACCAATCCATCCTTCACTGATTTTGTCGCGCCGGGTGTTATTCTAAC AATCGTGTTCTTCTTGGCCGTAGCTCTGACTTCGTCTGCTCTCATAGTAGAACGTACTGAGGGCCTATTGGATCGATCCTGGGTGGCCGGTGTTTCCCCAGGGGAGATTTTATTCTCTCACGTGGTGACCCAGTTTGTTGTGATGTGTGGACAGACAGCGTTGGTGCTCATCTTCATGATACTCGTCTTTGGAGTGAAGAGTAATGGAAACATCGCGTATGTCGTCATGCTGACGCTTTTGCAAG GACTTTGTGGAATGTGCTTCGGCTTCGTGATATCAGCTGCCTGCGAGCTCGAACGAAACGCCATCCAGCTTGCCCTAGGTTCATTCTACCCTACTCTCCTTCTCAGCGGGGTGATTTGGCCCATCGAGGGTATGCCATGGATCCTACGATACGTGTCTACTTGTTTACCCTTGACCCTCGCTACCTCGTCACTAAGATCCATATTGACCCGCGGTTGGCCCATAACTGACCCCGATGTCTACATGGGCTTTGTTTCGACTATACTGtggatttctttatttttagtcCTTACTCTAACAATTTTAAGGTTCAAACGGGGTtga